A genomic stretch from Synergistaceae bacterium includes:
- a CDS encoding GntR family transcriptional regulator — translation MDYGLNFTLKSLREQVYDYLRLQMNEGRIRPGAFLNLNEISKDLGMSRTPLRDALFQLESEGFVTIYPRRGVAVNALTLEKIRNIYEILGGLESAVIILGSLRFRDSDADIMEKCNIQMRKALDQNNYSAFYDENLKFHDVYLNLSDNTEMLHHIRILKERLYDFPRNKTFVKEWEMHSLEEHKAMIDMFRSHDFNGAADYVRDVHWSFAVQERFIRKYYFAKHSELDVSEEGQLDCVSQE, via the coding sequence ATGGACTACGGACTCAATTTTACACTCAAATCATTAAGGGAGCAGGTTTACGATTATCTCCGCCTTCAGATGAACGAAGGCAGGATACGTCCCGGTGCGTTTCTTAATCTGAACGAAATCAGCAAGGATCTCGGGATGAGCAGGACCCCTCTTAGGGATGCCCTTTTCCAGCTTGAGTCCGAAGGTTTTGTAACGATCTATCCCCGTCGCGGAGTTGCCGTGAACGCGCTGACACTTGAGAAAATACGTAACATATATGAGATCCTCGGCGGCCTTGAGTCAGCGGTGATAATACTGGGTTCACTCCGTTTCCGCGACAGCGATGCCGACATTATGGAAAAATGCAACATCCAGATGCGCAAAGCTCTCGACCAGAACAATTATTCCGCATTCTATGATGAAAATCTGAAATTTCACGATGTCTATCTTAACCTGTCAGATAACACAGAGATGCTTCACCATATCAGGATACTCAAGGAGCGGCTTTATGATTTCCCGCGGAACAAGACATTTGTCAAAGAGTGGGAGATGCATTCTCTCGAAGAGCACAAGGCAATGATAGATATGTTCCGCAGCCATGATTTCAACGGGGCGGCGGACTATGTGAGGGACGTGCACTGGTCCTTCGCCGTACAGGAGAGGTTTATCCGCAAATATTACTTCGCAAAGCATTCGGAGCTTGATGTATCCGAGGAGGGGCAGCTTGATTGCGTATCACAGGAATGA
- a CDS encoding glycyl-radical enzyme activating protein, whose amino-acid sequence MRITGMIFDIKKYSIHDGPGLRTTVHMKGCPLSCWWCHNPESQSMAPAVLFRSERCIACGACVGSCPNGAVSVADGRLVTDARICSGCGRCEAVCPAGARELCGRRYTVEELMTELRKDEIFFRDGGGITFSGGEPLVQPEFLLEALKACGREGFHRAVDTCGFGDKKYILEAAKETNLFLYDIKHMDPVKHKEYTGVDNIIILENLAAISEAGAKINIRFPFMPGLNSDDENIHALGAFAAKLKGITAVNILPYHTVAKGKHSRWHMDYKLPDLLPPTAAQTRSAAVILEGYGLKVHIGG is encoded by the coding sequence TTGCGTATCACAGGAATGATATTTGATATAAAAAAATATTCTATACACGACGGCCCGGGCTTGAGGACCACAGTACATATGAAGGGCTGCCCCCTCTCCTGCTGGTGGTGTCACAACCCGGAGAGCCAGTCGATGGCTCCCGCGGTCCTCTTCCGCAGCGAGAGGTGCATAGCCTGCGGCGCCTGCGTTGGATCATGCCCTAACGGAGCCGTCTCCGTAGCTGACGGGCGGCTTGTAACGGATGCCCGGATCTGCAGCGGCTGCGGCAGATGCGAGGCAGTCTGTCCTGCCGGAGCACGGGAACTCTGCGGCAGGAGATACACGGTCGAAGAACTTATGACAGAGCTCCGCAAGGACGAGATATTCTTCCGCGACGGAGGCGGGATCACGTTCTCCGGCGGAGAGCCTCTCGTACAGCCGGAGTTTCTGCTTGAAGCGCTCAAGGCATGCGGACGTGAGGGTTTCCACCGCGCCGTTGACACATGCGGCTTCGGAGACAAAAAATATATACTGGAAGCAGCGAAAGAGACGAACCTCTTTCTCTACGACATAAAGCACATGGATCCGGTGAAACACAAGGAGTACACAGGAGTAGACAACATTATCATACTTGAGAATCTGGCCGCCATATCTGAGGCCGGAGCAAAGATAAACATCCGCTTCCCATTTATGCCAGGGCTCAACTCAGACGACGAAAATATCCACGCTCTGGGTGCTTTCGCTGCCAAACTCAAGGGCATAACTGCGGTCAATATCCTTCCATACCACACTGTCGCAAAAGGGAAACACAGCAGGTGGCACATGGATTACAAGCTTCCGGACCTCCTGCCTCCGACAGCGGCACAGACCCGCAGCGCAGCTGTGATTCTCGAAGGATACGGACTAAAGGTGCACATAGGAGGATAA
- a CDS encoding glycyl radical protein produces the protein MNERIQRLRDESFETHPSISIERALLETEFYRENDGKLPMPVLRAANFKYLCEKKAIYIGKDELIVGERGPKPRAVSTFPELTCHSVNDLEVLNVRKQQNYSVAPEDIKTYEEKVIPYWRGRCMRDKLFDRMPEDWTKLYEAGTFTEFGEQRALGHTSLDGLIYEKGMLDLKKDIAEARAKLDFLNDPEATAKDEQLQGMDISCDAVIIFAERHAELAERMAAGESDPARKAELLKIADVCRHVPAHAPRDFWEAVQMYWFVHLGTITELNGWDAMSPGHFDQHLAPFYEKGIAEGTLTRDKAKELLACFWIKVNNTPAPPKVGVTAAESGTYNDFTNINLAGLKADGSDGSSEVTYICLELFDELRLLQPQGNIQVSERTPDNVIRAAARVFRNGMGYPSMFNADMVIQEQMRVGKTLEDARQGGTSGCIETGCCGKEAYLLHGYLNVPKLLEYALTNGVDMLTGKQVSIKTGDLSTFKTFDDLYAAFEKQLEHVVETKIKVDNYLRHQYATKMAATFLSVVIRDCIEKGRDYYNGGPRYNTDYIQCCGIGTITDSLSAIKKHVFEEGTYTLQQVVDAMSKNWEGEEEMRLTLWNKTPFFGNDDDYADSIMRRVYASLFSAIDGKHSILGPTYHLNMLSTTCHNYFGQKLAATPNGRFSGMPESDGTSPSHGADRNGPTAVVKSLAKMDQVKSGGTLLNQRFLPSVLAGEEGIEGVKNLIRSYFKLGGHHIQFNVVDESTLRDAQAHPENYRGLLVRVAGYSDYFVDLDNYQQEEIIARNAQESF, from the coding sequence ATGAACGAACGTATCCAACGCCTGCGTGATGAAAGTTTTGAGACCCACCCCTCTATCTCGATAGAGAGGGCCCTGCTCGAGACTGAGTTCTACCGCGAGAACGACGGCAAGCTCCCGATGCCTGTCCTTCGCGCGGCAAATTTCAAGTACCTCTGCGAGAAAAAGGCTATCTATATCGGCAAGGATGAACTTATCGTAGGGGAACGCGGCCCGAAGCCCCGTGCCGTGTCGACTTTCCCTGAGCTCACCTGCCACTCGGTCAATGACCTTGAGGTGCTCAACGTGCGCAAACAGCAGAATTACTCCGTTGCACCGGAAGATATCAAGACCTACGAAGAAAAGGTCATCCCTTACTGGCGCGGCCGCTGCATGAGAGATAAGCTTTTCGACCGCATGCCTGAAGACTGGACCAAGCTTTATGAAGCCGGCACATTCACCGAATTCGGCGAACAGCGGGCTCTCGGACACACCTCCCTTGACGGGCTCATCTATGAAAAGGGCATGCTGGACCTGAAGAAGGACATCGCGGAGGCCCGTGCCAAACTGGACTTCCTCAATGACCCGGAGGCGACAGCCAAGGACGAGCAACTCCAGGGCATGGATATCTCCTGCGATGCGGTCATCATTTTCGCTGAGCGCCACGCTGAACTTGCGGAGAGGATGGCCGCCGGAGAGAGCGACCCGGCACGCAAGGCTGAGCTCCTCAAGATAGCCGATGTCTGCCGCCATGTGCCTGCGCACGCACCCAGAGACTTCTGGGAGGCAGTTCAGATGTACTGGTTCGTCCATCTCGGCACAATAACAGAGCTTAACGGCTGGGATGCAATGAGCCCGGGACACTTTGACCAGCATTTGGCGCCGTTCTATGAGAAGGGGATCGCTGAAGGCACACTCACCCGCGACAAGGCCAAGGAGCTTCTCGCCTGCTTCTGGATCAAGGTCAACAACACTCCGGCGCCCCCCAAGGTCGGTGTCACGGCAGCCGAGAGCGGCACTTACAATGACTTTACTAACATCAACCTTGCCGGTCTCAAGGCCGATGGCTCTGACGGCTCAAGCGAGGTAACGTACATCTGTCTTGAGCTGTTCGACGAGCTGCGCCTTCTCCAGCCGCAGGGCAATATCCAGGTCAGCGAGCGCACTCCGGACAATGTGATCCGCGCGGCGGCCAGGGTCTTCCGCAACGGCATGGGCTATCCGTCAATGTTTAACGCCGATATGGTCATACAGGAGCAGATGAGGGTCGGCAAGACGCTCGAGGATGCCCGTCAGGGCGGCACTAGCGGCTGTATAGAGACCGGCTGCTGCGGCAAGGAAGCCTACCTGCTCCATGGCTACCTCAACGTGCCTAAGCTGCTAGAATACGCGCTCACCAACGGCGTAGACATGCTCACAGGCAAGCAGGTCAGCATCAAGACCGGAGATCTGAGCACGTTCAAGACATTCGACGACCTCTATGCTGCGTTTGAGAAACAGCTTGAGCATGTAGTAGAGACAAAGATCAAGGTGGACAACTATCTGCGCCATCAGTATGCGACGAAGATGGCTGCGACGTTCCTCTCAGTGGTGATCCGCGACTGCATCGAGAAGGGCAGGGACTACTACAACGGAGGCCCGCGCTATAACACAGACTACATCCAGTGCTGCGGCATAGGCACGATAACGGACAGTCTCTCAGCGATCAAGAAACACGTCTTCGAAGAGGGTACTTATACTCTGCAGCAGGTAGTCGACGCAATGTCAAAGAACTGGGAGGGCGAAGAGGAGATGCGCCTTACTCTCTGGAATAAGACGCCTTTCTTCGGCAATGATGACGACTATGCGGACAGCATCATGAGGAGGGTCTATGCCAGCCTGTTCTCCGCAATAGACGGCAAGCACAGCATCCTTGGGCCGACATATCACCTCAATATGCTTAGCACGACATGCCATAACTACTTCGGGCAGAAGCTCGCGGCAACGCCGAACGGGCGTTTCTCTGGAATGCCGGAATCCGACGGGACATCCCCGAGCCACGGCGCAGACCGCAACGGACCGACAGCAGTCGTGAAGTCGCTTGCGAAGATGGACCAGGTAAAGTCCGGAGGCACGCTGCTCAATCAGCGCTTCCTGCCGTCGGTCCTTGCCGGGGAAGAGGGGATCGAGGGCGTCAAGAACCTCATCCGCTCTTACTTCAAGCTAGGCGGACACCATATCCAGTTCAACGTAGTCGACGAAAGCACCCTTCGCGATGCGCAGGCACACCCGGAGAATTACCGCGGCCTGCTCGTACGCGTCGCAGGCTACAGCGACTACTTCGTGGACCTGGACAACTATCAGCAGGAGGAGATTATCGCGCGTAACGCGCAGGAATCCTTCTAA
- a CDS encoding threonine synthase, whose protein sequence is MAGPLLLKCVLCGREYDAGEGRYVCDVCGLDGTLDVLYDVSTVKKKLIREKLAGNRDMTLWRYRDIMPVIDDAHIPPLAVGWTPLYRNEKLASEYGVKELFIKDDGRNPTASLKDRASAVGVAKALDFGQKVVACASTGNAASSLSGFAAVTGLKSFIFVPEKAPDAKVTQLLVYGANVVLVRGDYADAFSLATAAIEKFGWYNRNCAINPYLIEGKKTCAMEIAEQMGWDVPDRVFISVGDGCCIGGLYKGFRDLLDLGIIDRMPKITGVQAEGSRPIYDAIISGAPRVTFGPADTLADSISVGAPRNWAKALRAMRDTDGTAAAVSDAEILSAIPELARASGVFGEPAGAAAFAGFRRMAKEGLIEADERVAIVVTGNGLKDIESAKKTTGKPLKCSPDIEAFEALLKVQPF, encoded by the coding sequence ATGGCCGGACCGTTGTTGCTCAAATGTGTCTTATGCGGCAGAGAGTATGATGCCGGAGAGGGAAGATATGTCTGCGACGTCTGCGGGCTTGACGGAACGCTTGACGTACTTTACGACGTAAGCACCGTCAAGAAAAAACTCATAAGGGAAAAACTTGCCGGGAACAGGGACATGACTCTCTGGCGTTACAGGGATATCATGCCGGTAATTGACGACGCGCATATACCGCCGCTTGCCGTAGGCTGGACGCCGCTTTACAGGAATGAAAAACTCGCATCCGAATATGGGGTAAAGGAACTTTTTATAAAAGATGACGGACGGAACCCAACTGCCTCGCTGAAGGACAGGGCAAGCGCAGTCGGCGTGGCTAAGGCGCTTGATTTCGGACAGAAGGTCGTCGCATGCGCATCCACCGGAAATGCCGCAAGCTCACTATCCGGCTTCGCAGCGGTAACGGGGCTTAAAAGTTTTATCTTCGTCCCGGAGAAGGCTCCCGACGCAAAGGTCACACAGCTTCTGGTCTACGGCGCCAACGTAGTGCTGGTCCGCGGGGACTATGCCGATGCCTTCAGCCTGGCAACTGCGGCAATAGAAAAATTCGGCTGGTATAATAGGAACTGCGCAATAAACCCGTACCTGATAGAGGGCAAGAAGACCTGTGCGATGGAGATAGCGGAACAGATGGGCTGGGATGTACCGGACAGGGTCTTTATCTCTGTGGGTGACGGCTGCTGTATCGGCGGGCTTTACAAGGGCTTCCGCGATTTGCTCGATCTCGGCATCATAGACAGGATGCCGAAAATAACCGGCGTACAGGCGGAAGGCTCCCGCCCAATATACGACGCAATAATAAGCGGTGCGCCCCGCGTGACATTCGGCCCCGCAGATACATTAGCCGACAGCATTTCAGTCGGAGCGCCGCGCAACTGGGCAAAGGCCCTGCGCGCGATGAGGGACACTGACGGGACCGCGGCGGCAGTTTCTGACGCCGAGATCCTCTCGGCCATACCGGAGCTGGCACGCGCAAGCGGCGTATTCGGCGAACCGGCCGGAGCGGCAGCTTTTGCCGGCTTCCGCCGTATGGCGAAAGAGGGGCTTATCGAAGCTGATGAGCGGGTTGCGATCGTAGTCACAGGCAATGGGTTAAAGGATATCGAAAGTGCAAAAAAGACGACCGGAAAACCTTTGAAATGCAGCCCTGACATCGAAGCGTTCGAGGCGTTGCTGAAAGTTCAGCCGTTTTGA
- a CDS encoding pyridoxal-phosphate dependent enzyme produces the protein MIDLTINEEKLKNAVELAKKRNVLIPTFKQMKDPEKYTPEHIKEKLKKTGLWDVDPANLFRITWKNVPQKTGGLYGGVNTLEFPSELTGVPARIIALCGKWFPTGAHKVGASFGCLVPRLVTGQFDPTCQKAVWPSTGNYCRGGAYNAQLLGCESIAILPQGMSKERFEWLRTVAGEIIATPGTESNVKEIYDEVAHIRATRPEAVVFNQFDEMGNHLWHYTVTGSAMEEAIRAAMGPKDRFAGVVVTSGSAGTTGCGDYLKEIFPDSKVGVGEALQCPTLCLNGFGEHRIEGIGDKHVPWVHNVRNTDLVFAIDDNICMAMIRLCNEPEGQGYLRSIGISDEVIAMLPLMGISGAANVAMAIKMAKYYELTKNDIIVTVLTDSMEMYGSRLVEMREELGAYDPVRAEVDHQRWVLGMGIDGIKELSYYDRKRIHNLKYYTWVEQQGKTGKELNAQWYDRDYWTNIHRMADKIDEKIEEFNRRTGLA, from the coding sequence ATGATAGACCTCACCATTAACGAAGAGAAACTGAAAAACGCTGTAGAGCTCGCGAAGAAACGCAATGTGCTTATTCCCACTTTCAAGCAGATGAAGGACCCTGAAAAGTATACGCCGGAGCATATCAAGGAAAAACTGAAAAAAACGGGACTCTGGGATGTAGATCCCGCAAACCTCTTCCGCATCACGTGGAAGAATGTGCCGCAGAAGACGGGCGGGCTTTACGGCGGCGTCAATACTCTCGAATTCCCGAGCGAACTTACCGGTGTGCCGGCGCGCATAATAGCACTGTGCGGAAAATGGTTCCCGACAGGAGCGCATAAGGTAGGGGCGAGCTTCGGCTGCCTCGTCCCGCGCCTTGTGACGGGACAGTTCGACCCGACCTGCCAGAAGGCCGTATGGCCGTCTACGGGCAACTACTGCCGCGGCGGAGCTTACAACGCTCAGCTTTTGGGCTGTGAGTCGATCGCGATACTGCCGCAGGGTATGAGCAAGGAACGTTTCGAGTGGCTGCGCACTGTGGCCGGAGAGATAATTGCGACACCCGGAACGGAGAGCAACGTAAAAGAGATATATGACGAAGTCGCACACATCCGCGCAACACGCCCGGAAGCCGTCGTTTTCAACCAGTTTGACGAAATGGGAAACCATCTCTGGCATTATACGGTGACCGGCAGTGCGATGGAGGAGGCTATACGGGCGGCGATGGGTCCGAAGGACAGGTTCGCCGGAGTCGTCGTAACCTCCGGCTCAGCCGGAACGACGGGCTGCGGGGACTATCTTAAGGAAATATTCCCCGATAGCAAGGTCGGCGTAGGCGAAGCCCTCCAGTGCCCGACTCTCTGCCTTAACGGCTTTGGCGAACACCGCATAGAGGGCATCGGAGACAAGCACGTGCCATGGGTGCATAACGTCAGGAACACAGACCTTGTCTTTGCGATCGACGACAATATATGCATGGCGATGATCCGCCTCTGCAACGAACCCGAAGGGCAGGGATATCTGCGCTCTATAGGCATATCTGATGAAGTCATAGCAATGCTTCCGCTTATGGGGATATCCGGCGCAGCAAACGTAGCCATGGCGATAAAGATGGCCAAGTACTACGAGCTCACCAAGAACGACATCATAGTGACCGTGCTCACAGACTCCATGGAGATGTACGGATCGCGCCTCGTGGAGATGCGCGAGGAACTCGGCGCTTACGATCCGGTCCGCGCGGAGGTCGACCATCAGCGCTGGGTGCTCGGAATGGGAATTGACGGTATTAAGGAGCTCAGCTACTATGACCGCAAACGCATCCACAACCTGAAGTACTACACATGGGTCGAACAGCAGGGAAAGACCGGCAAGGAGCTCAATGCACAGTGGTATGACCGCGATTACTGGACAAACATCCACAGGATGGCGGATAAAATCGACGAAAAAATAGAAGAGTTCAACAGACGTACCGGACTGGCATAG
- a CDS encoding cyclase family protein, translated as MKVVDLSWPVTDGMVVFPGDVSPSVKTGATMEENGWRTKLLSMSSHTGTHMDAPAHMIADGKYMDELPNETFFGFALIADVRGCAGRRIELADIRVSSNKIAYVDFLLFRTDWSSKWGTEDYLSGFPTLSPLAAEWVSEQNIKGIGFDAISVDPVDSAACDIHKILLGRGLVIMENLRNLDQVGYMPFCLAALPISLVKQDGGPARIMAVLDK; from the coding sequence ATGAAAGTTGTAGATTTAAGCTGGCCTGTTACAGATGGGATGGTCGTTTTCCCCGGAGATGTTTCTCCGTCGGTGAAGACCGGCGCAACGATGGAGGAGAACGGATGGAGGACAAAGCTGCTCTCGATGAGCTCTCACACAGGAACTCACATGGACGCGCCCGCACACATGATCGCGGACGGCAAATACATGGATGAGCTGCCGAACGAGACATTCTTCGGCTTCGCGCTGATAGCTGACGTGAGGGGATGCGCCGGACGCAGGATCGAGCTTGCGGATATAAGGGTATCCTCAAACAAGATAGCCTACGTTGATTTTCTGCTCTTCCGCACCGACTGGTCCAGCAAATGGGGCACTGAAGACTATCTCAGCGGCTTCCCGACCCTCTCTCCTCTTGCCGCTGAATGGGTTTCAGAGCAGAACATCAAGGGGATAGGCTTCGATGCCATATCGGTCGACCCCGTTGATTCCGCAGCATGCGATATCCACAAAATATTACTGGGAAGAGGCCTTGTCATAATGGAAAACCTGCGGAATCTCGATCAGGTCGGCTATATGCCGTTCTGCCTCGCCGCCCTGCCAATTTCTCTCGTCAAACAGGACGGCGGTCCGGCAAGGATCATGGCGGTATTGGATAAATGA